In Alteribacter lacisalsi, a genomic segment contains:
- the mnmA gene encoding tRNA 2-thiouridine(34) synthase MnmA, giving the protein METKAPQDTRVIVGMSGGVDSSVAAWMLKEQGYDVIGIFMKNWDDTDENGVCTATTDYEDVIRVCNQLDIPYYAVNFEKQYWDKVFTYFLNEYKAGRTPNPDVMCNKEIKFRAFLDHALSLGADYLATGHYARVERDENGVKMLRGVDSNKDQTYFLNALTQEQLKHVMFPLGEIEKPRVRELANEAGLATAGKKDSTGICFIGERNFKEFLSEFLPAQPGNMETPEGEVKGRHDGLMYYTLGQRQGLGIGGAGEPWFVVGKDLDRNVLLVGQGYHHPELYSNGLTAVQLNWIEPPAERHFTCTAKFRYRQADQPVTVELDESGGARVMFDEPQRAITPGQAVVFYDGDVCLGGGTIEEVVK; this is encoded by the coding sequence ATGGAAACAAAAGCACCGCAAGACACCCGGGTAATCGTCGGGATGTCCGGAGGAGTCGATTCCTCTGTGGCCGCCTGGATGCTTAAAGAGCAGGGATACGACGTGATCGGCATTTTTATGAAAAACTGGGACGATACGGATGAAAATGGCGTATGTACTGCAACGACTGATTACGAAGATGTGATACGCGTATGCAACCAGCTTGATATTCCGTATTACGCCGTGAACTTTGAAAAACAGTATTGGGATAAAGTGTTCACCTATTTTCTGAATGAATATAAAGCCGGCAGGACACCGAATCCGGACGTGATGTGCAATAAGGAAATAAAATTCCGGGCTTTTCTTGATCATGCCCTGTCCCTTGGGGCCGATTATCTGGCAACAGGCCACTATGCACGTGTAGAGAGGGATGAAAACGGGGTTAAAATGCTCAGGGGTGTGGACAGCAACAAAGACCAGACCTATTTTTTAAATGCCCTGACCCAGGAACAATTGAAGCACGTGATGTTCCCTCTTGGGGAAATTGAAAAGCCGCGCGTGAGGGAGCTGGCCAATGAAGCCGGTCTTGCTACTGCCGGAAAAAAGGATTCTACCGGAATCTGCTTTATCGGTGAGCGGAATTTCAAGGAATTTCTGAGCGAATTTCTTCCCGCTCAGCCGGGCAACATGGAAACCCCTGAGGGGGAAGTGAAAGGCCGCCACGACGGGCTCATGTATTATACGCTCGGGCAGCGCCAGGGACTTGGCATTGGCGGAGCCGGAGAACCGTGGTTCGTAGTGGGAAAAGACCTTGACCGCAATGTTCTTCTTGTCGGACAGGGGTATCACCATCCGGAGCTGTATTCCAACGGCCTGACTGCCGTTCAGCTTAACTGGATTGAACCCCCGGCAGAAAGGCATTTTACGTGTACGGCAAAGTTCCGGTACCGTCAGGCCGATCAGCCTGTTACAGTGGAACTTGATGAATCAGGAGGCGCAAGGGTCATGTTTGATGAGCCACAGCGCGCCATTACACCAGGGCAGGCAGTCGTGTTTTACGATGGGGATGTCTGCCTTGGGGGCGGTACGATTGAGGAAGTCGTGAAATAA
- a CDS encoding tetratricopeptide repeat protein, which translates to MDKNQLAVKEMQEGDLEAAAKLLNEAIEENPQDPVAYTNFGNLLAAVKEEDKALRFFNKAIALDGETAAAHYGKGNIFFNQDDFDKAIDAYQTALAQGLQQADVYYMLGFSYYQKGDMSRALPSLQRSAELNPEDVDALFYYALTLAQLELVDQAVEAFEDVLKVDPHHADSFFNLGVAYAYKEQGEKAIEMFDKALAIQPDHVLSHNGKRQIEEQLKQ; encoded by the coding sequence ATGGATAAAAATCAACTGGCAGTAAAAGAAATGCAGGAAGGTGATCTCGAGGCGGCAGCGAAACTGTTAAATGAAGCCATCGAGGAAAACCCGCAGGATCCGGTAGCCTATACGAATTTCGGTAATCTGCTGGCAGCAGTAAAAGAAGAGGACAAGGCGCTCCGATTTTTCAACAAAGCGATTGCCCTTGACGGGGAAACGGCTGCAGCTCATTACGGAAAAGGCAATATCTTTTTCAACCAGGACGATTTCGATAAAGCAATCGACGCCTATCAGACAGCCCTTGCACAGGGACTGCAGCAGGCAGACGTCTATTACATGCTCGGCTTCAGTTACTATCAGAAGGGCGATATGTCCCGCGCACTGCCAAGTCTTCAGCGTTCGGCAGAACTGAATCCCGAGGACGTAGACGCACTGTTCTACTACGCCCTCACCCTCGCACAGCTCGAACTGGTCGATCAGGCTGTGGAGGCGTTTGAAGACGTCCTGAAAGTTGATCCACACCATGCGGACAGCTTCTTTAACCTGGGTGTTGCCTATGCTTATAAGGAGCAGGGGGAAAAAGCGATCGAGATGTTTGATAAGGCTCTTGCCATTCAGCCGGATCACGTATTGAGTCATAACGGCAAGCGCCAGATTGAAGAACAGCTCAAGCAATAG
- the cymR gene encoding cysteine metabolism transcriptional regulator CymR, protein MKISTKGRYGLTIMMALAKKYGEGPISLKSIAKDHKLSEHYLEQLIAPLRNAQLVKSVRGAYGGYMLAKEPKEITAGDIIRVLEGPISPVEVVDDEEPAKRDLWIRIRDAVKEVLDSTTLDDLANYKDQGDQEYYMFYI, encoded by the coding sequence TTGAAAATATCCACTAAAGGCAGATACGGCCTGACAATCATGATGGCTCTTGCCAAGAAGTACGGCGAAGGGCCGATTTCATTAAAGTCGATTGCAAAAGATCATAAACTATCCGAGCATTATCTTGAACAACTCATTGCGCCGCTTCGGAATGCCCAGCTTGTAAAGAGTGTCCGTGGAGCATACGGAGGCTACATGCTGGCAAAGGAGCCGAAGGAAATAACCGCAGGAGATATCATCCGCGTACTGGAAGGGCCGATAAGTCCGGTGGAAGTGGTAGATGATGAGGAACCGGCCAAAAGGGATCTCTGGATCAGGATCCGTGATGCGGTTAAAGAGGTGCTTGACAGTACTACACTGGACGATCTGGCAAATTACAAGGACCAGGGCGATCAGGAATACTATATGTTTTATATTTGA
- the recD2 gene encoding SF1B family DNA helicase RecD2 → MTGTEETNQANHVKGELLHLIYHNEESLYTVAKIKVIDTSLDLSERELTVVGILPKPDQDVTYLFHGEMKEHPRFGRQFKADQVRKEVPQTKQGIVHYLSSERFPGIGLKTAEKIVDELGDNALSAILADKAVLERVDGLKQDKADSIYKVLLEEQGVEQVLLKLYDYGFGLQLAMKVYQAYKLDAMRIMEENPYQMIEDVEGIGFAKADAIGQHQGLTGSHPDRIKAAVFYVLTEQSMNSGHVYTPTQNVILESQRLLTGPERVSEDDIAACMIEMGEEQKVMVEEDRMYLKTLYFAEKGIVTNLHRLISRGKSVEEFPESEFLKALGKTEESLGIEYADSQKEAIRTALSSGVTVLTGGPGTGKTTVINGLVEVYGRLKGLSVNPDDYKKDAQFPVILAAPTGRAAKRMSESTGLPASTIHRLLGFKGSQDDFEYGEHHQLEGSLIILDEMSMVDTWLCNQLLKAVPDDMQVLFVGDEDQLPSVGPGQILSDILEAGIVPAVQLTAIFRQAEGSSIITFSHDIKEGRKLSAEESAGSDLRFFPCGPLQVPDAVRQICQKAVERGYTARDIQVLAPMYRGDAGVTALNQMLQELFNPSKEQKREVAFGDVAYRHGDMVLQLVNNPEEHVYNGDRGEIVAIFLPKETEQNETMIVISFDGIEVSYSKSDLNQITHAYCCSIHKSQGSEFPIVVMPVIRNYARMLRKNLIYTGVTRAKDFLLLCGDWRALEYAVGRDDDLVRNTTLCDKLKQAFMEGTHQHEKTGVAKD, encoded by the coding sequence ATGACCGGAACAGAGGAGACCAATCAGGCGAATCATGTAAAAGGAGAGCTTCTTCATCTGATTTACCACAATGAAGAATCTCTGTATACCGTTGCGAAGATCAAGGTGATCGACACGAGCCTTGATCTTTCGGAGCGGGAATTGACCGTTGTGGGAATTCTGCCCAAACCGGATCAGGATGTGACTTACCTTTTTCACGGCGAAATGAAGGAGCACCCCCGTTTTGGCCGACAGTTTAAGGCGGATCAGGTGAGAAAGGAAGTTCCCCAGACTAAACAGGGCATCGTCCATTACCTGTCCAGCGAGCGCTTTCCAGGCATCGGTCTTAAAACGGCCGAAAAGATTGTTGATGAGCTAGGGGATAACGCCCTGAGTGCGATTCTTGCTGATAAAGCCGTACTTGAGCGGGTGGACGGGCTGAAGCAGGACAAAGCGGACAGCATCTATAAAGTACTTCTTGAGGAACAGGGTGTGGAGCAGGTTCTGTTAAAGCTGTACGATTACGGTTTCGGTCTGCAGCTGGCGATGAAGGTATACCAGGCGTACAAGCTTGATGCTATGCGTATTATGGAAGAAAATCCCTACCAGATGATCGAAGATGTGGAGGGAATCGGTTTTGCCAAAGCGGATGCGATCGGTCAGCACCAGGGCCTCACCGGCAGCCACCCGGACAGGATAAAAGCAGCTGTTTTTTACGTTCTGACGGAGCAGTCCATGAATAGCGGACACGTGTATACACCGACGCAGAATGTCATTCTTGAATCCCAGAGACTGTTAACCGGTCCCGAGCGTGTCAGTGAGGACGATATCGCGGCCTGTATGATTGAAATGGGAGAAGAGCAGAAAGTGATGGTCGAAGAAGACCGAATGTACTTAAAGACCCTGTATTTTGCCGAAAAAGGGATCGTCACCAACCTTCACCGACTCATCAGCAGAGGGAAATCTGTTGAGGAATTTCCGGAATCGGAATTTTTAAAAGCGCTCGGAAAGACGGAAGAGTCGCTGGGAATCGAATATGCCGATTCCCAGAAAGAAGCGATCCGGACCGCTCTTTCTTCTGGTGTGACTGTTTTGACCGGCGGTCCCGGAACGGGGAAAACGACGGTCATAAACGGACTTGTGGAAGTGTACGGCAGGCTCAAGGGCCTGTCGGTCAATCCGGATGATTATAAAAAAGACGCCCAGTTCCCGGTAATTCTTGCTGCTCCGACCGGGCGTGCCGCCAAACGGATGAGCGAGTCAACAGGCCTGCCGGCATCCACTATCCACAGGCTGCTCGGCTTTAAAGGATCGCAGGATGATTTTGAATACGGGGAACACCATCAGCTCGAAGGCAGTCTGATCATTCTCGATGAAATGTCCATGGTGGACACATGGCTTTGCAATCAGCTGTTAAAGGCGGTACCAGATGACATGCAGGTGCTGTTTGTGGGTGATGAAGACCAGCTCCCATCTGTTGGGCCTGGTCAGATCCTCAGTGACATCCTTGAAGCAGGGATTGTACCAGCTGTCCAGCTGACTGCCATTTTCAGGCAGGCGGAAGGCTCGAGTATTATTACGTTTTCCCACGATATAAAAGAGGGCCGGAAACTGTCGGCAGAGGAGTCTGCCGGCAGCGACTTGCGGTTTTTCCCTTGCGGGCCGCTCCAGGTGCCTGATGCGGTCCGGCAGATCTGTCAAAAGGCGGTAGAGCGTGGATACACCGCCCGTGATATTCAGGTGCTTGCCCCGATGTACAGAGGAGATGCCGGCGTGACGGCACTCAACCAGATGCTTCAGGAACTGTTCAATCCTTCGAAAGAGCAGAAGCGTGAAGTGGCCTTTGGTGATGTTGCTTACCGCCATGGAGATATGGTACTTCAGCTCGTGAATAACCCGGAGGAACATGTGTACAACGGGGACCGGGGTGAAATTGTGGCGATCTTTCTGCCTAAGGAAACAGAGCAGAATGAAACGATGATTGTGATTTCCTTTGACGGAATTGAGGTTTCGTATTCAAAGAGTGATCTGAATCAGATAACGCACGCTTACTGCTGTTCGATCCACAAATCCCAGGGAAGTGAGTTTCCGATCGTAGTGATGCCGGTAATCCGCAATTACGCACGGATGCTCAGAAAGAACCTGATCTATACCGGGGTTACGCGGGCAAAGGACTTTCTGCTTCTCTGCGGTGACTGGCGTGCATTGGAGTACGCTGTAGGCAGGGATGACGACCTGGTCAGGAATACAACGCTTTGCGATAAGCTTAAACAGGCATTTATGGAAGGGACTCACCAGCATGAGAAGACGGGTGTTGCCAAAGACTAA
- a CDS encoding YczE/YyaS/YitT family protein — protein sequence MTRFYPREQLLFRWAVYVLGLLVMSLGIALIIRADLGASPWDVLHIGLNMQFGLTIGTWTIIMGFFMLITATMLTKEWPQTGAYLNMVLVGVFVDIHLLLISTPAGIAPQSAMLVTGILMMGFGIGIYICPRCGAGPRDSFMLAVSERTGMTVSRVRGLMELTVLGAGWFLGGPVFIGTILFSLTIGHVTGKSLAFCQGWMDRRMERGITVENIH from the coding sequence GTGACGAGATTTTACCCGAGAGAACAGCTACTATTCCGGTGGGCGGTCTACGTTCTCGGCTTATTGGTAATGAGTCTTGGTATTGCCCTGATTATCCGTGCCGATCTTGGCGCGTCTCCATGGGACGTTCTTCATATCGGCCTGAACATGCAGTTTGGCCTGACGATTGGAACATGGACGATTATTATGGGATTTTTTATGCTCATTACGGCTACGATGTTAACGAAGGAATGGCCTCAGACCGGCGCCTATTTAAATATGGTCCTGGTCGGAGTGTTTGTTGATATTCACCTGCTTCTTATCAGTACGCCTGCGGGGATCGCTCCACAAAGCGCCATGCTTGTTACCGGAATTCTGATGATGGGATTCGGCATTGGTATTTATATATGCCCGCGCTGCGGGGCGGGACCGAGGGACAGTTTTATGCTCGCCGTGTCTGAAAGGACAGGGATGACTGTTTCCCGGGTAAGAGGTCTGATGGAACTGACGGTCCTTGGCGCCGGCTGGTTCCTTGGGGGACCGGTATTTATTGGAACGATCCTGTTCAGTCTGACCATCGGGCACGTAACAGGAAAGAGCCTGGCATTTTGTCAGGGCTGGATGGACCGAAGAATGGAAAGAGGGATCACTGTTGAAAATATCCACTAA
- a CDS encoding AAA family ATPase, with product MDLFDYPKDKRPKGPLASRMRPRTIDEVAGQEEIIGEGTLLRRAIEADRLSAMIFHGPPGTGKTTLAQVIANTTSARFEQLNAVSAGIKDVREIVERAKDRLKYESVKTILFIDEIHRFNKGQQDALLPFVEDGTVILIGATTENPMFEVNPALISRSRLFRLSSLGDREIGNVIDRALKDKERGFGEYDINLIKEARDHLVHVADGDARTVLNALELAVLTTDPDEKGRIVIDLDVAEASIQKRVVHYDKQGDNHYDTVSAFIKSIRGSDPDAALYWLAKMIYAGEDAKFIARRLYVHAAEDIGLADPNALLIAQAAANAVEFVGLPEARIPLAEAALYLATAPKSNAVITGIDAALAAVEKEKKGDVPVHLRDAHYKGASKLGHGEGYKYPHHYENHYVPQQYMPDHLMKKSFYSPSDNGYEKTVRKRLDYFEDRKKKEK from the coding sequence GTGGATTTATTTGATTATCCAAAAGACAAACGCCCGAAAGGACCTCTTGCCTCCCGTATGCGGCCGCGTACGATCGATGAAGTTGCCGGGCAGGAAGAGATCATTGGTGAAGGTACTCTTCTTCGCCGGGCAATCGAAGCCGACCGGCTGAGTGCCATGATTTTCCATGGGCCTCCCGGAACCGGGAAAACAACCCTTGCACAGGTCATTGCCAACACGACTTCCGCCCGTTTTGAACAATTGAATGCCGTCAGCGCCGGGATTAAGGATGTCCGTGAAATCGTTGAACGGGCAAAGGACCGTCTGAAATACGAGTCCGTAAAAACGATTCTTTTCATAGATGAGATTCACCGGTTCAACAAAGGGCAGCAGGACGCTCTTCTTCCCTTTGTCGAAGACGGAACTGTCATCCTGATCGGCGCAACAACAGAGAATCCCATGTTTGAGGTGAACCCTGCCCTCATCTCCCGCTCCCGATTATTCCGCCTCTCCTCCCTGGGTGACCGGGAAATTGGAAACGTAATTGACCGGGCGCTAAAAGATAAAGAACGGGGATTCGGCGAGTACGATATCAATCTGATAAAAGAAGCGAGAGATCATCTCGTTCACGTTGCAGACGGAGATGCCCGAACCGTTCTCAATGCCCTTGAACTGGCGGTTCTTACAACCGATCCTGATGAAAAGGGACGAATTGTCATTGATCTGGACGTTGCTGAAGCCTCAATTCAGAAACGAGTTGTCCACTACGACAAACAGGGAGACAACCATTACGACACCGTGTCTGCCTTCATTAAAAGTATCAGAGGCTCCGATCCGGATGCGGCTCTTTACTGGCTCGCAAAAATGATCTATGCCGGTGAAGATGCGAAGTTCATTGCCAGAAGACTTTATGTTCACGCTGCCGAAGATATTGGTCTGGCTGATCCAAACGCTCTGCTCATCGCACAGGCTGCAGCAAATGCCGTTGAATTTGTCGGTCTTCCAGAAGCCCGTATTCCGCTGGCAGAGGCTGCACTTTATCTTGCCACAGCACCTAAAAGCAACGCGGTCATCACCGGTATTGATGCTGCCCTGGCCGCAGTTGAAAAGGAAAAGAAAGGTGACGTCCCTGTGCACTTGCGGGACGCTCACTATAAAGGGGCCTCAAAACTCGGCCACGGGGAAGGGTACAAATACCCTCATCATTACGAGAATCACTACGTTCCCCAGCAGTATATGCCGGATCATCTGATGAAAAAATCGTTCTATTCACCTTCGGATAACGGCTATGAAAAAACGGTGCGCAAGCGGCTGGATTACTTTGAAGACCGGAAGAAAAAAGAGAAGTAG
- the aspS gene encoding aspartate--tRNA ligase, with the protein MTARTHKCGEVLEGLIGQRVRLKGWVKKRRDLGQVIFVDLRDRSGFVQIVFNGEKEPETFQAGEKVRNEYVIEVEGEVLERDAQNVNDKIETGKVEVMVDDVKILNAAKGLPFVIEDTVDVSEDVRLKYRYLDLRRPKMQETMDLRHKTTKFIRDYLDEETFMEIETPMLTKSTPEGARDYLVPSRVHHGQFYALPQSPQLFKQLLMVSGFERYYQVARCFRDEDLRADRQPEFTQVDIEASFMEKEDLLTMMEDMMTKLVEKVKGAKVEKPFARLTYDEAMNRYGSDKPDTRYGMELTDVSGIVKNSGFKVFASTVEKGGVVKGISLKGAADQYSRKDLDGLGSFVEVYGAKGLAWLKVEEGEELKGPIAKFFSDEEKASVIEAFEAEAGDVLFFVADKIRVAWDSLGALRQKFAREHDLIDHSKYNFLWVTEFPLLGYDEEEDRYVAEHHPFTRPVAEDEEKLESEPQNVRAEAYDLVLNGYELGGGSQRIYERKLQEKMFSALGFSDEEAKSQFGFLLDAFEYGTPPHGGIALGLDRLVMILAGRSNLRDTIAFPKTASASCLLTKAPSEVSSAQLEELNLNVLPKKKTEEGE; encoded by the coding sequence ATGACAGCACGTACACATAAATGCGGTGAAGTATTGGAAGGACTGATTGGACAGCGCGTCCGTCTGAAGGGGTGGGTGAAAAAACGCCGGGATCTCGGACAGGTGATCTTCGTTGATCTTCGTGATCGCTCCGGTTTCGTCCAAATCGTGTTCAACGGCGAGAAAGAACCGGAAACATTTCAGGCTGGCGAGAAGGTAAGAAACGAATACGTGATCGAAGTTGAAGGAGAAGTTCTTGAGCGGGACGCCCAGAACGTGAACGACAAGATCGAAACCGGAAAAGTAGAGGTCATGGTAGACGATGTTAAAATACTGAATGCTGCCAAAGGTCTGCCGTTTGTAATTGAGGACACTGTGGACGTTTCAGAGGACGTGCGCCTGAAGTACCGTTACCTTGACCTGCGCCGTCCTAAGATGCAGGAAACCATGGATCTCCGTCATAAAACAACGAAGTTCATCCGGGACTACCTCGATGAAGAGACGTTTATGGAGATTGAAACACCGATGCTGACGAAAAGTACGCCGGAAGGGGCAAGAGATTACCTCGTCCCGTCCCGTGTACACCACGGTCAATTTTATGCTCTTCCTCAGTCCCCGCAACTGTTCAAACAGCTATTAATGGTTTCAGGATTTGAGCGGTACTATCAGGTAGCACGCTGCTTCCGTGACGAAGATCTCCGTGCTGACCGCCAGCCGGAGTTCACTCAGGTGGATATCGAAGCGAGCTTCATGGAAAAAGAAGACCTTCTTACCATGATGGAAGATATGATGACAAAGCTCGTTGAAAAAGTAAAAGGGGCCAAAGTGGAAAAACCGTTTGCGCGCCTGACTTATGACGAAGCCATGAACCGGTACGGATCCGATAAGCCGGACACTCGCTACGGCATGGAGCTTACAGATGTGTCCGGAATTGTGAAAAACAGCGGGTTCAAGGTGTTTGCTTCAACAGTTGAAAAAGGCGGTGTCGTCAAAGGGATCAGCCTCAAAGGTGCTGCTGACCAGTACTCCCGTAAAGATCTGGATGGCCTCGGATCCTTTGTGGAAGTTTACGGTGCGAAAGGGCTGGCATGGCTGAAAGTGGAAGAAGGCGAGGAACTGAAAGGTCCGATCGCCAAATTCTTCAGCGATGAGGAGAAAGCATCGGTAATCGAAGCATTTGAAGCCGAAGCCGGAGATGTTCTTTTCTTCGTAGCAGACAAAATTCGTGTAGCCTGGGACAGTCTTGGTGCTCTTCGCCAGAAATTCGCCCGTGAGCACGATCTGATTGACCATTCAAAATATAACTTCCTGTGGGTAACAGAATTCCCGCTTCTCGGCTACGATGAAGAGGAAGACCGTTACGTAGCAGAGCACCATCCATTTACACGCCCGGTTGCTGAGGACGAGGAAAAGCTTGAAAGCGAACCGCAGAATGTTCGTGCAGAAGCATATGACCTTGTTCTGAACGGATATGAACTCGGAGGCGGATCTCAGCGTATATACGAGCGTAAACTGCAGGAAAAAATGTTTTCGGCCCTCGGCTTCTCTGATGAAGAAGCAAAGAGCCAGTTCGGATTCCTGCTCGATGCGTTCGAGTACGGCACACCGCCGCACGGTGGAATTGCGCTCGGTCTTGACCGGCTTGTCATGATTCTCGCCGGCCGAAGCAATCTGCGGGATACCATTGCATTCCCGAAAACAGCAAGCGCCAGCTGCCTGCTTACAAAGGCACCTTCAGAAGTAAGCAGTGCACAATTGGAAGAATTGAACCTGAACGTTCTTCCTAAAAAGAAAACAGAAGAAGGCGAATAA
- a CDS encoding RsfA family transcriptional regulator → MKVRQDAWSQEDDLLLAETVLRHIREGSTQLNAFDEVGDALNRTSAACGFRWNAVVRNKYDDAIKLAKKHRKERKRRQANEARPASANRVQAPVPAAPAYHEEPVFEAEPVYQPAVSESVTTEAAEEIAVSPSVTSPLTARRRELNLTDVIEFLERLAQNNYMSATAKVENDRLVRENDRLNRRVSELEEKLKELEQEHKVVEEDYQSIIQIMNRARRMALLEEEDSEERAAPAFKMDKNGNLEKIAK, encoded by the coding sequence ATGAAAGTAAGACAAGATGCCTGGTCGCAGGAAGATGATCTTCTGCTGGCCGAAACTGTGCTCAGACATATTCGTGAAGGAAGTACACAACTTAACGCTTTTGACGAGGTTGGAGATGCATTAAACCGGACCTCTGCTGCATGTGGTTTCCGCTGGAATGCGGTTGTCCGCAATAAATACGATGATGCAATCAAACTAGCAAAGAAGCACCGTAAGGAACGCAAGCGCCGTCAGGCTAATGAAGCGAGGCCCGCTTCCGCAAACCGCGTTCAGGCTCCAGTTCCTGCAGCGCCTGCCTATCATGAAGAGCCTGTTTTTGAAGCAGAACCTGTTTACCAGCCTGCTGTTTCCGAATCTGTGACGACCGAAGCTGCGGAAGAAATTGCTGTATCACCTTCTGTAACCTCGCCGTTAACAGCCCGCAGGCGCGAGCTCAACCTTACGGATGTAATCGAATTTCTTGAGCGTCTCGCACAGAACAACTATATGTCAGCCACAGCCAAAGTGGAAAATGATCGTCTGGTAAGGGAAAATGACAGGCTGAACCGCAGAGTTTCCGAACTCGAGGAGAAACTGAAGGAATTAGAACAGGAACATAAAGTAGTAGAAGAAGACTATCAGTCCATTATCCAGATTATGAACCGGGCACGGCGAATGGCGCTTCTCGAAGAGGAAGACAGCGAGGAACGTGCAGCACCTGCATTCAAAATGGACAAAAACGGTAATCTGGAGAAAATAGCAAAATAA
- a CDS encoding cysteine desulfurase family protein, producing the protein MKRIYLDHAATSPVAPEVVEAMRPYYEDVFGNPSSIHHFGREARRGLDASRETIAHAINARFDEIVFTSGGTEADNLAVIGYATANQDLGRHLITTSVEHHGILHAFRHLETLGFDVTYLPVDEQGRITAVQVEEALREDTTVVSVMYGNNEAGTVQPIEEIGELLKDHQAVFHSDAVQAFGLADIDVKKLGVQLLSVSAHKINGPKGIGFLYIQNGLTVSPGLFGGEQERKRRAGTENVAAAAGMKRAVELALDKREERFAQYERYCNIMIDIFTRKELDFQVNGSREHSLPHILNVSFPGANVESMLTNLDIAGIAASSGSACTAGSIEPSHVLSAMFTDDPERSRSAVRFSFGEGLSEEDVKTAAERTAAIVARLVK; encoded by the coding sequence TTGAAACGGATTTACCTGGATCACGCAGCCACATCTCCTGTGGCACCTGAAGTAGTAGAAGCGATGCGCCCTTATTACGAAGATGTTTTCGGAAACCCGTCCAGTATTCATCATTTCGGACGGGAGGCAAGAAGGGGGCTTGATGCATCCAGAGAAACGATCGCCCATGCGATCAACGCCAGATTTGATGAAATTGTTTTTACGAGCGGGGGAACGGAAGCGGACAATCTGGCTGTCATCGGTTATGCAACAGCCAACCAGGACCTTGGCAGACATCTGATCACAACCAGTGTGGAGCATCACGGCATTCTCCATGCGTTCAGACATCTTGAAACGCTCGGGTTTGACGTGACCTATCTCCCTGTGGATGAGCAGGGAAGGATCACGGCAGTTCAGGTTGAGGAAGCACTGCGGGAAGATACCACTGTTGTTTCCGTAATGTATGGCAATAATGAGGCAGGCACCGTTCAGCCCATAGAAGAAATCGGTGAACTGCTGAAAGACCATCAGGCAGTTTTCCACTCCGATGCGGTCCAGGCGTTCGGCCTGGCAGACATCGATGTAAAGAAACTGGGTGTTCAGCTGCTCAGTGTTTCGGCCCACAAGATTAACGGTCCTAAAGGGATTGGTTTTCTTTATATACAGAACGGCCTGACTGTAAGCCCTGGTCTCTTCGGCGGCGAACAGGAGCGGAAACGCCGCGCGGGAACAGAAAACGTGGCAGCAGCAGCGGGGATGAAGCGGGCTGTGGAACTGGCTCTTGATAAACGTGAAGAACGGTTTGCTCAATACGAACGGTATTGCAATATCATGATTGATATTTTTACCCGGAAAGAACTTGATTTTCAGGTGAACGGCAGCCGGGAACATTCCCTGCCGCACATTCTGAATGTGAGCTTTCCAGGAGCAAACGTGGAGTCAATGCTCACCAATCTCGACATCGCCGGGATTGCCGCTTCGAGCGGTTCGGCATGCACAGCCGGTTCGATCGAGCCTTCCCACGTGCTGAGTGCCATGTTTACGGACGATCCGGAACGAAGCCGCTCGGCTGTTCGTTTCAGCTTCGGAGAAGGCCTGTCAGAAGAAGATGTGAAAACAGCAGCAGAGAGGACCGCTGCGATCGTCGCACGACTCGTGAAATAA